Proteins encoded together in one Styela clava chromosome 12, kaStyClav1.hap1.2, whole genome shotgun sequence window:
- the LOC120329670 gene encoding uncharacterized protein LOC120329670 has translation MLPMTCENRMVWKKAPVVSNDDACSMNYKTLEDRVNQLSSIIYSLQRQLDNANMSTVEDDAEITTQPHEYENENSPVTTYTAPATISQTNILSTTNLSLLTTIAETTRNEKVELSTNQRSCGFTYNSKCFQAIMQYAGNITFSDAEYICENKLANIYDVTQFNMMLSYMRTKTTDYWTSLAVHTGMIYQGGQLKLSTGESVSLPTNVWQPGYPNKIGSHTNVAINVNRNPDRTNTHQGFLNHDSNVNYYGAICEYEL, from the exons ATGCTACCAATGACCTGTGAAAATAGAATGGTGTGGAAGAAAGCTCCAGTTGTATCAAAT GATGATGCCTGTTCCATGAACTACAAAACATTGGAAG aTCGAGTGAATCAATTGTCCAGCATAATTTATTCTTTGCAAAGACAATTGGATAATGCAAACATGTCAACAGTAGAAGATGATGCCGAGATTACAACTCAACCACACG AATACGAAAACGAGAATTCTCCAGTCACCACTTATACTGCTCCGGCAACAATTAGTCAGACCAATATATTGTCAACTACAAACCTGTCACTTCTGACTACAATCGCCGAGACTACACGTAATGAAAAAGTTGAGCTGAGCACAAACCAGA GAAGTTGCGGATTCACTTACAATTCAAAATGCTTTCAAGCCATCATGCAATATGCCGGGAACATCACTTTCAGCGATGCTGAATATATTTGCGAAAACAAACTGGCTAACATCTATGACGTCACACAATTCAACATGATGCTAAGTTACATGCGCACAAAGACTACAGACTACTGGACTTCGCTTGCAGTTCACACTGGAATGATTTATCAG GGCGGTCAATTGAAATTGTCGACCGGAGAATCTGTATCCCTGCCGACAAATGTGTGGCAGCCTGGTTATCCTAACAAAATAGGATCACACACAAACGTTGCTATCAATGTCAATCGAAACCCAGATAGAACGAATACGCATCAAGGGTTTCTGAATCATGACTCAAACGTGAATTATTATGGCGCCATCTGCGAATATGAATTGTAA
- the LOC120330388 gene encoding uncharacterized protein LOC120330388 yields the protein MSTVKEDAEITTQPHEYQSKHSPVTTSTALATISQTNLLSTTNLSLLTTIAETSHHAKGWFKVADFEESDNSPVTTSNAIATISQTNLLSTTSLSHLTTIADTTRYEKVELSTTQKYESENSPVTTSTAIATISQTNLLSTTDLSLLTTIAETAVAETTRSEKLELTTTQKYESENSRVTTSTAIATISQTNLLSTTDLSLLTTIAETTIAETAVAETTRSEKLELTTTQRICGVIYNSKCYKAIVQYAGNLAFSDAENMCNLRLANIYDVTQFDMLLQYMRTLITNDSTALAVHTGMYYKRGEFELSNGEPVTLPSSVWQDGYPNSAGSYTNIAINVDRNPNSKHQGIQNHSPNGKQYGAICEYKF from the exons ATGTCGACAGTAAAAGAAGATGCCGAGATTACAACTCAACCACACG AATACCAAAGCAAGCATTCTCCAGTCACCACTTCTACTGCTCTCGCAACAATTAGTCAGACAAATCTATTGTCAACTACGAACCTATCACTTCTGACTACTATTGCCGAGACTTCACATCATGCAAAAG GGTGGTTCAAAGTTGCCGACTTCGAG GAGAGCGATAATTCTCCTGTCACAACTTCTAATGCTATCGCAACAATTAGTCAGACCAATCTATTATCAACTACGAGCCTATCACATCTGACTACAATTGCCGACACTACACGTTACGAAAAAGTGGAATTGAGCACAACCCAGA AATACGAAAGCGAGAATTCTCCAGTCACAACTTCTACTGCTATCGCAACAATTAGTCAGACCAATCTATTGTCAACTACAGATCTATCACTTCTGACTACAATCGCCGAGACTGCAGTCGCGGAGACTACACGTTCTGAAAAACTTGAATTGACCACAACCCAGA AATACGAAAGCGAGAATTCTCGAGTCACAACTTCTACTGCTATCGCAACAATTAGTCAGACCAATCTATTGTCAACTACAGATCTATCACTTCTGACTACAATCGCCGAAACTACAATCGCCGAGACTGCAGTCGCGGAGACTACACGTTCTGAAAAACTTGAATTGACCACAACCCAGA GAATTTGCGGCGTCATTTACAATTCAAAATGCTATAAAGCTATCGTGCAGTATGCTGGGAACCTCGCCTTCAGCGATGCTGAAAATATGTGTAATCTCAGACTGGCTAACATCTATGACGTCACACAATTTGATATGTTGCTACAATACATGCGCACATTGATTACAAACGACTCAACTGCGCTTGCAGTTCACACTGGAATGTACTATAAG AGAGGTGAATTTGAATTGTCGAACGGAGAACCTGTAACCCTGCCTTCTAGCGTGTGGCAGGATGGTTATCCGAACTCCGCAGGCTCGTACACAAACATTGCTATTAATGTCGATCGAAACCCTAATAGTAAGCATCAAGGGATTCAGAATCATTCTCCAAACGGGAAGCAATATGGCGCCATCTGTGAATACAAATTTTAA